The genomic interval ATGGGTCAATTCTAGCACCCCTGGCTGACTAAAGGTAAATGCGGCTAAAGCGGCGGTATCGGTTGGCAAATTTGCCACCTGTTCATCGGTGAGCTTTGCCAAAAAATACAAATCAAATTCCGCTTGTGGATAGCGTTTGGTTTGTAGTAGCGTCATGCCTAATACATCTTGATAAAAAGCCAAAGACACTTGCGGGTCTTTTACCCTAAGCATGGTGTGGTTAAAGATAAACCCATTGGTAGCGGACAAGTTTGACATAGTGATCCTTATTGTAATATGCCTCTAGTAATATGCCTCTAAAAGAAAAAACCTTAAAAGAAAAAGACGTTGACTAAACGTCATTAATAGCGAGAGTTTGCCAAAAATTCAATACTGTTTAATTTTAATTAACTTTTGGATAAAAATATAGCCCTTATTTCTCATAACATCATGGCTCATAACATTACGCTTAGGTAAGTTGCTCAATTCGCTATTTACTATTCAATATTCGCTATTCAATATTCGCTACTCAATAAA from Moraxella osloensis carries:
- the gloA gene encoding lactoylglutathione lyase, with the translated sequence MSNLSATNGFIFNHTMLRVKDPQVSLAFYQDVLGMTLLQTKRYPQAEFDLYFLAKLTDEQVANLPTDTAALAAFTFSQPGVLELTHNYGTESDAEFHYHSGNSEPQGFGHICFAVPNMQEAVAWFEQHQVIFKKRPEEGAMKDIAFILDPDGYWIEIVQPNLMG